The DNA sequence ATTTATCCGCATTCGGATGTTGTGTTTTGCTTTCTACATAACCTACTACTAACTTTTTGATCTCAGCCGTATAATCAATGATGTCATCAACTTCAATGCCTGTACGTGTAATACGTTCAGCTAAAGGTTGAATCGGTTCGTTGACAGCGACTAATGACTCTAACCACTCTTTTGATACAAACATTATGCTTCACCTCTATCTTCAACAGCTTTAAATTGATCTAAGAATCGAACATCATTTGTGTAGAAATAACGAATATCTTCAATACCGTATTTCAACATTGCGATACGGTCTGGACCCATACCAAAGGCAAATCCAGTATATTTAGATGAATCAAATCCAGCCATTTCTAATACGTTCGGATGCACCATACCTGCACCTAAGATTTCAATCCAGCCTGAACCTTTACATACGTTGCAGCCTTTGCCGCCGCATTTGAAACATGACACGTCTACTTCTACAGATGGTTCTGTGAATGGGAAGTAACTTGGACGCAAACGAATTTCGCGTGCATCACCGAATAATTTCTTCGCTACAAGTTCTAGTGTCCCTTTCAAGTCGCTCATTTTAATATTTTCCGCAACAACTAAGCCCTCAATTTGTGTAAATTGGTGACTGTGTGTCGCATCATCTGAATCTCGGCGGTACACTTTACCAGGACAAATAATTTTAACTGGTCCTTGGCCGTTGCGTTTTTCTAATGTACGCGCTTGTACCGGAGACGTATGCGTACGCATTAATGTTTCTTCAGTGATATAGAATGTATCTTGCATATCACGTGCCGGGTGTGATTTCGGCAAGTTCAATGCTTCGAAGTTGTAGTAATCTTTCTCTACTTCATAACCGTTCACAATTTCAAAGCCTAAACCTAAGAATAAATCTTCGATTTCTTGAATTGTACGTGTCAATGGATGTGCTGCACCTTGTTTAACCTTGCGGCTCGGTAATGTCACATCGATTGTTTCTTCATTTAATTGTTGATTTAAGCGCTCTTGTTCAAGCACTTGTTTGCGGTCTGCGATGGCTTGTTCAATCGCTTGACGCACTTCATTCACAGCTTGACCGAATTTCGGTTTTTCTTCATTTGATAAATCTTTCATTTGTTTCATTAAACCTGAAACAGAACCTTTTTTACCTAAGTACTTTACTTTAACATCTTGCAATGCTTTTTCATCTTCTGCTTTTGACACATCTGCCAAAGCTTCAGATTTCAGCTGATTCATTTCTTCAGTTTGAACCATGTCTGCCCCTCCTATTTTGTGTTGGCAATAAAAAAAGACTTCATCCCCCTCTTACGATATGGGACGAAATCTTCCGTGGTACCACCCAAATTTATGCATACGCATACACTTGTTTTATAATTTATAACGGTTATTAACCGACTTAAATCTCTTTAAGTTGCCAAAAAGGTGAAAAAAGCTATGGATTTCTGGAATGAGTTTCAGTCACGCTCATTCTCCCTATACAGTCATCGCTTGATAGCTTACGTCTTTTTATAGGCAAAGTATTTATTTATCTGTTCATGTTATCCTATAACAATAAACATTGAATCACATCTAATTATAAGTAATCCTTACTAAAGGGTCAACCTTTTAATTTATAGATCAAAATGCTTCCGGCAATCGCAACATTTAAACTTTCTGCATCGCCATACATCGGTATTGTCAGACGTTTTGTAGTATGTGCTAATAACTCTGGATCTACGCCTTGTCCTTCATTGCCTAATAACAAAGCAAACTTCTCTTGAGCCGCTTCTTCATTAAAATTGACCGCATCTTCTAAAGCTGTACCGTATATCGGTCCTTCAAAACTTTCAATAAACTCAGGCAATGCTTGTGTCACAATCGGCAAGTGGAACACACTGCCTTGACTCGAACGCAAGACTTTATCTTGATAGGCATCTGCAGTACCCGGTGATAAGACAATCAAATCTAAAGCTGCCGCATCTGCAGTACGGATTAATGTTCCTAAGTTGCCTGGATCTTGAATACGGTCCAGCAGCAATACTTGTTTGGCCTCTGAAACTTTAGAAACAACATCCGGCTTTTCAATTACCGCAAAGATACCTTGCGGTGTTACTGTTCCGGATAATGTTTCTGCCACTTTGAAATTAATGTGATACGCTTCTTCTGCAGCATCAATCAGTGCTGCGTCAAAGCGCTCAGGTTCTACAACAAAAAGCTGTTTAACAGTTAGGCGGCTTTTCACTGCTTCTTCAATCAAATGTGTACCTTCAACCAGCAATAATCCGGTTTTGTCACGTTCTTTTTTCTTTTTCAACTTATTCGCTTGTTTGACTTTAGCATTTTGTGCTGAAGTGATTTGTTCCATCATCGGTTCCCTCATTTGCGATTTTTCCTTATTCTATCATGGATATGTAAAAAAATAATAAAAAAGACCAACCGCAAGTACGATTGGTCACGTTAATCATCGATTATTTTGAAACGACTTCTTCACCATTGTAAGAACCACAGTTTTTACAAACGCGGTGAGATAATTTGTATTCACCACAGTTAGGGCATTCAGTCATACCTGGTACTGATAATTTGAAGTGAGTACGACGTTTATTTTTTCTAGTTTTAGATGTTCTTCTTTTTGGTACTGCCATGATTTAATCCTCCTTAAAATTCAAACACAAAAATCTTTGTTACTGTGTGATTAAGCTGTTAATTACAATACTATCTATTGTACACCAACTTCTATTGCTTTTCATCATAAAATTGTTGTAATTTTTGAAGCCTTGGATCGACTGTCTTAGAATCGTTTGCTTCTGCTTGTTCACTTTCTTCTAATTGGTCTTCGTCAATAACATCCCAACCGTGACCGCCTTGCAGCATATCGTCGATACTGCTGTCGTCTGCCACTGCTCGGATAGGCTTTTCTATGATGACAAGCTCTTCTGCGATATCACGTAAATCAATCATTCCGCTGACAGCTAAGTGATAATGTTCATTCTCATCATCTTCGCCGTCGCTGTATTCATGACCTTCTGAATCAAATATTTCCGTTGTCTCAATATCAATCGGAACCTTGACCGGTTCTAATGTACGTGCATCTTCCATAGTGTAAGCACCTGTGAGATGCATATCTGCGACAACTTCATTTGATTTGACATCAAGTTGACCCTTAACTCGGATTTCAGATAAATCTATAAGTCCTAGTTTATCAATTAAATGATTAAAATTTACTGTTTGATCAAATTCAAAAGGCTTACCTTGATATTTTCTTAATTGCGTTATTGACCATTTCATATGGCTTCACCTCTAACAAGCACAAAATTTATTTTAACTTTCTAGCGTTAAGTTGTCAAGATTTTTTCTTAACATCCTGACTTTTTGATACAATAATAATAATGAATTCTGAAAGGACGGATTGCAAATGAAATGCGCTGCACTCATTACAGAGTATAATCCCTTCCATAACGGGCATGCTTATCACGTTGAACAAGCACGTCAAATCGCAAATGCAGATGTCACTGCGGCAATTATGAGCGGACAATTTGTCATGCGAGGCCAACCTGCAATTTATAATAAATTCCTGCGAACGCAAATGGCCTTGTCTTCTTGCGACCTTGTCGTCGAATTACCTGCTTTTGCGGCACTTTCTGCAGGTGAATACTTTGCTGAAATGGGTGTGAAAGTTGCAGACTATCTGAATTGCGATGCCTTGGTCTTTGGAAGCGAATCCGGCAGCATCAAAGATTTCGAGCACATCGCCTTGCAACTCAACCATATCGAAGAACACCCTGAATTTCAAACAAAGCAGCGAGAAGGCAAAAGTTATCCTAGAATTATCAATGAATTATTAGGAGAACCGCATTTGCTTCAGACACCTAATAATATCTTAGGTCTCTCATATGTACAAGCTATACACAATTTTGCACCGAATATGACGCCTTATACAATTAAAAGACATCAATCGCAGCACCATCATCCGATCATTTCGCATAGGCAATTTGCCAGCGGTACAGCCATCCGCAAATCGCTTGAAAACGAAGACCGATTATTTGAATCAGTTGTTCCTGCAGCTGTGAAACAGCTTTACAACAAACCGCACCTTACTGTTGAAGATTGCTTCCCTTATCTCAAATATGCAATTTTACGTGCTTCGCCAGAAGAACTGCAGCACATTCACACAGTCAGCGAAGGATTTGAACATCGTTTAAAAGCACAAATTCTGCATTCACAAAGCTTTGATCAGTTGATGTCTCAACTTAAGACCAAGCGCTATACTTATACCCGTATCCAGCGTATGTTAATGAACATCTTGTTAAACTTTAAACAAGCAGAAAAACAAGACAATGTATCAGCGGTTCGTATCTTAGGTATGAACGAAAAAGGTCAAGCTTATTTGAAATCGCTCAAGCAGCAATTTCCAGATAGACATTATATTACAAACGTCAATCAATCGACTGCCCCTTACTTCAAACATGAGATACAAGCAACTACGGTATACAATTGGATATCAGGCGAAACCCAAGATGATTTCAATACACCGGTAATTAGGGTACAGTCAGAATAAAGGAGGCAAAATCTATGCAAGTTTATTCAGAAACAACCGTTCAGCAGCATTATCCGATGGCACAAGCAATTGAAGATATTGAAAATGTCTTTCGTCATTTAGACGATATTCAAACTGCACAACGTACTGTCATTCCTACAGGCGATGGCGCAAAATCTATGTTATATATGCCTTGTGTGGATACTGCAAAGCAGCTCGGTACTATTAAAATTACTTCTATTACACCAGAGAATCCGCAGCATCATCTGCCGACGACACAAGCACAAATTGTGATTACTCAACTCCAAACCGGAGAACATACGGCAGTCATCGACGGCAGTTACTTAACACGTCTGCGTACAGGTGCATTAAGCGGTATCGCAACGAAATACATGAGCAGAGAAGATGCACATGTATTAGGGATGATCGGCACAGGCGGTATGGCGTACGAACAATTTCTCGGCAATATAGCCGTCCGCGATATCGATACGGTTGTATTGTACAATCGTACAACTGAAAAGGCTGAGGCGTTCAAAGCACGTATCCTTAAAGACTATCCGGATTTAACCGTTAAAGTAGAAGAAAATGTGGCAGACCTTGTCAAACAAGCAGATATTTTAAATTGTCAAACCCCTTCTACAGCACCTGTGTTCAACGCTGATGATATTCAACCTGGTACACATATCAACGGTATCGGTTCTTATCAGCCAGCGATGAAGGAACTAGATAATCGTATTTTTCCGCAAGCAGAAAGGGTTGTCGTAGATGATTTAGAAGGTGTCAAAGATGAATCTGGAGAATTAATTGATGCAGATGCGAATGGTACGTTCACATTCGACCAAATCAGCGATGAATTAAAGACCCTCTCGCTGAATGGTCAATCGTATCGCAAAACAGATGAAGGTATTACTGTCTTCAAATGTGTCGGCGCTGCTTACTTTGATTTAGCTGTCGCAATCGGCGCTTACAATCAATTAAAATAAAACAAAAAAACACGTTTCAACTTCCCTTGTTACTTACAAGCTTGAAGTTGGAACGTGTTTTAATTATTTTCCGAACTTTTCTCTTAATGCTCTTTCAACCGGTGGGGGTACAAATTCAGAAATATCCGCTTTGTATTGTGCAACCTCTTTTACTACGCTCGAACTGATAAATGAATAATTAGTACTTGTCATCATGTAGAGTGTTTCTACATCACTGTTCAGCTTTTTATTCATAGATGTTAAACGTAATTCATATTCAAAGTCGCTGACTGCACGTAATCCGCGAATGATTGTTTTCGCACCGATTTGGTCGCAAAAATCTACCAGCAACCCGTTAAATTGGTGGACTTGAACATTCGGGATATCCGCTACAGAAGCTTCAATCAAAGCGATGCGTTCTTCTACAGTAAATGTGCCCGATTTGTTACTATTCTTTAATACACAGATATGAATCTCATCAAAGCGTTGTGCAACACGTTCGATAATATCCACATGCCCATATGTAATTGGATCGAAACTACCTGGAATTACTGCTTTTGTTTCAGCCATCATGTTCTCCTTTTTCTAATAACATAGTATCTGTTAATCCATAATGATAACGTTTAATCAACTTGAAAGTATGAATATCAATGTTTTCTTTATGGTTGAACTCACACACGATGATACCACTTTTCTTCAATAAGTTAAACTCCGCAATTTTAACAAGCGCTTCATCAATCAGCCCTTTTTCATAAGGCGGGTCTAAAAAGATTAAATCAAATTGGATTTCGCGTTTCGCTAAGGCTTTCAATGCACGATCCGCATTGTTTTTATATACTTCTGATTGTTTCATTAAATCCAAGCTTTTCAAGTTGGATTTGATAACTTTGACAGCTTTGAAGTTCTGGTCCACGAAAATCATTTTGTCTATACCGCGAGATAATGCCTCTATGCCGAGTCCTCCGCTTCCCGCAAATAAATCTAAACCGATACCAGTTACTTCATGCAGACTATTAAAGATACTTTCTTTTACTTTATCCATTGTCGGACGTGTATTACGCCCTTCTAAACTTTCTAACGGCTTGCTTTTATGCAGTCCTGCAATCACTCTCATCTTACACTTCACTTCCTCTCTCGTTCTATAATATAATTTGGGTATTAAGGAGGATTTCCAAAATGAAACAATCTTTTATTGTACTCGGTGAAGGTCTCACCGATTTATTCGAGTTCAAAACATTAATCGAATACAATCATGCCCGTATTAACAGAATTGTATTCTTTAACAGCCCTCAATCAGAAAAAGGCTTGAGTTCAGCTGCAATCATCATGAATCCGACAGAAGGCAATTACTTTCAAGCCATGTACATTATGGTCAATGCTTTTGACTATCCTCATCCAAAAGATAATAAAAAGTCTGAGATGATTCGAGGATTCGCCGAACAATATAACGTGCAATTAACAGAACTAGACGTTAAATCAACCGATGACTTTTATGATTTAGACCTCTACTTCAATTATCTCATCGGCGTACTGCGTCTCTATCGTTGGATTCCGCCGTTGCAATAACGTTTAATGACATGAAAGTTAGGATATAGTTGATGATACAGTAGTGGTGCTGCTAATTGATTTCGTATTTTTCTTTTTCATACGTTTTCTTTAAATATTTATAAGGAGAACCATCAATGTGACGCACATACTTTAATTTCATGAGTCGGTTTACAATACGATCTGCATCATTTTCATTAATATACATGACAACGTATTTACGTGTGCGGTTGCTATAGATAATGTGCCCGTATTTTCTAATATGACGTTCATGTTTCATGTGCTTAAGGTATATAATTAAACTGGTTCTAGGTATGATTTCTGTCATTTTGATCACTCCATTACTTTAATCTATAGTATCACGACTTGACCATTTTTGAAATAACGAACAAGCACTGCTATCACTGAAATCCATTGTGATAGACAGAGGCTTGACGCTGTTTTCATAACAAATTAGGAGGCAAATTACATGGTAAAAATAAGTAGACTTATCAGAAACAGTGCAGCAGGTGCTGCCGGTATATTCAGCGGACTTATCTTATTCTCTAAATTTAAGGGTCAACCTGAATCTCATCCGATTCCGCCTTTCTTCACACGTAAATCCCATTATATTTTCGCACATCGCGGCGGAATGGCTTTACGTCCGGAACAAACGAAACTTGCATTTGATAACGCCAAAGACTATGAAGTCGACGGCTTTGAAACAGATGTCCGCGTGACAAGCGATGAAAAATTAATCGTCTTCCACGATGCGACAGTAGACCGTACGAACAACGGTTCAGGCAAAGTGCGCGAACATCGTTTAGATGAATTGCAGCGCTTAGATGCAGGCTATCACTTTAAAGACATTAATAATGACACACCTTACCGCAATCATCCGGATGCGAAAATTTTAACTTTTGATGAACTCTTAGAACTTTATCCGGATATGCTGATTAATGTCGATTTAAAAGACAGTCCGGATTCATATGAAGGTACAATTGCTCCGGAATTATTATTCGAATCGATTGCGCGTCACGATGCACAAGACCGTGTCTTAGTTACAAGTTTCTATCAAGATCAAATCGCCCGCTTCTCTGAATTCAGTTTAGGCACTGTCGCTGTAGGCGCTAGTCAAGAAGAAGTAACAGTCGGCTTAGCTAAATTCTTTACCGGACTCGGCAACATGTTCGAAGTACAAGCCAATACGTTCCAAATGCCTACAAGCTATAACGGCATTCCATTAACATCTCAACGTTTAATTCAATGGTTGAATTCACGTAATATTGTACCAGGCTATTATGGTGTGAACAGTATTGATTTAATGAGCGACTTATTCAACAAAGGTACACATACCATTGTGACCGATCGACCGGATTTAGCTTATCAATACCGTCAAAATCAATCGCAGCATTAATATAGCTCATCCCAACAATATATAACTATAACGAAAAGCACACGCCCATTTATTTGAGCGTGTGCTTTCTATCTATCTTATTAAACTTTATGCATGTACTTGGCATTGGCAGCTGCCGCCTGTACTGCAGCCGTGCATATCCGTTCTGAAGAAAGGATTGCCGACTTCGATTTTAACGTTATCTGAAATAGAAGTTGCGATGATTGTAATCACTTCATCTACCAAATTTTGAAGTTCTACTTCCTTTTGTTTATAGGCCATGACAGATGGCACCATTTCGTAATCACGTTTGCTTTTTCTTGTTGCACGCGATACCGTTTGATAATCTGGATGATATTTGCCGAAACGCATCACTTCATCATATTGCACTTTGTTTTTCATAAACGTTTGATAATGTGCTTGTGCTGTTTCGTCTTCATTCATCTCTTGTCGTGCCAGACGATAAGCATGATAAATGTCAGACTGCAAAATCATATCGCTCACTGCATCTACATGGTCTAAAACATCAATGACTTCAGTATTTATCATTCGTGTCACCTTCCATCATTCTTCAATAAAGATTAATGTATAATAACCATCCATGACGTCTCCGCCCATTTCAGTATACTGTGTATTCAAGATTCTTGAACGATGTATATCCGAGTTCAGCCAACTGTGCAGCAAGGTCGGTACATCATTAAAGTCATATCCGACGTTTTGGCCAACAGATTTGAACTTGATATCTCTATCATCTAATTGTTGTTTTAAAGCACCTTCTGTAAATTCAACATTCTTATTATTAGTACTTTCATATAAGTTTACTGAAGCAATATGACTTAAATCATTATTGACTTTAAACGGTTTTAATCCTTTTAAGTGACGGATTTGGTTTGTCACTTCGTATAACGTCATCAATTGGTTTACGTTTTGTTCATACGGCACATTTTTATGTTTGTTTTCAATTGTCTTTTCATCTGAAGACTTCGTCATTTGATAAGGATTAAACATTACCAGCGCTTCTGCGTCTAAGAAACGTACACCTACAACTTTATTGGTTTGCTGATCAATGTAAACTTGGGCGTAAGTATTGCCGTATTTTATCAGCATTTGTGTTTTCATATCTTCATCTGAAAGTTCTAAATCATATTGTTTACCATTTGCGTTGACTGTAGGTTCAGGGTTGATGCTCGTATTTTCAAAAATACTAGAAGCGTCTTCTGAGATTTTAATCGGTTCGATATCTGCTTTAGTACCTGTCGCATAGACCGATTTAATAATATTGTTTTTAGTCGTCACAATATAATATTGGTTGTTTTCTCTGAATACATAGTTCTTATAGTCATCATAATATTCATAAACACGGTCAGCTTGACCGAATTTTTTAGTTAAACCGCTAATATCATTATTCACCCAAGTCCCGATACCTGATTTAGGTTTCGGATTCTCTGCTTGTTCTACTTTCTTTTGTGTTTGTTCAGTTTTCGTCGGCGTTTTCTTGTTCGGATTTTCTAACACATCGAATTTCAGCCGAGGCGAATAAAATAAATAGATAAGAAAAGTTATGAGGAGCAGCACTCCTACCACTTTAATAATTAAGTTCCTCATTCTCCGCCCACCTCAATGTTAAGTAATTATCATTGTACACGTTTCACACGTGCACTCGCAAGGATTGTATGCTAATTAAAAACATCGACTAACAACAAAACGTTATCAGTCGATGTTTAATGTTTAAAAGCCGAAAGTAGCTTTGAATAATGAAGTTGTTTCTCCGCCAGGATACATAACATATAACAAGATGTATACGATGATTCCTGTGAAAGCTGTAAAAATCCAAATAATTGCAGCCCAAGGGCCCACTTTTCTGTGGAGATTAAATTTATCTTTGAATGCTGTAATGATTTGGAATAATCCCATTAATCCGCCCACTGTCGATAATGCAATGTGGAAGATTAAGAAGAAATGATAGTAACCTTTCAACCATGCGGGACCGCCGAATGCGGTATTCCCGATAAAGAATGTTCTGCTCGCATAAATTACGAAGAATGTTAAAGCAAAGAAAGCAGCTGTTAACATGACTTTTTTATGCGCTTCAATTTTACGTTTTTTAATCAAGTACCACCCAACAATAACAAGCGCTGCACAGATTTGAATACAGCTGGTACTTATTGTCGGCAATATAGGTAGACTCATAAATCTCATCCTATCTTCAATTTATTTAAATCATATTGATTAAAGAAATTACTACTGCTAAAGCAAAGAATAGCACTAAGTAGTTAAGTGAGTAAACAAACATTAAAGTAGTCCATTTCTTTTGATTGAAGTTCTTCTTGAAGCTTGTTAATCCAAGATAAATCCAACCTAAGTTAAGAAGTGTTGCCAATACAACGAACACCGTGCCTAAGTTTGTAAGCAATAATGGTAAAGGCAATAATGCGATTAACCATACAAACATGCCTACTCTTGTACGGTTAAAGCCTTTAACCGATGGAAGCATAGGTATTTTTGCTAACGAATATTCGTCTTGGCGTTTAATTGCTAATGCATAGAAATGAATCGGCTGCCAACAAAATACAACTAAGAATAATGCGATTGCTGTTAAGCTGAGTTGTCCCTCAATCGCTGTCCATCCGATTAGCGGCGGTACAGCACCAGGAAAGCTCCCGATAACAGTATTCCAAGTAGTATGGCGTTTAGACCAGATTGAGTAAAATGAGACATAACCGATAATCCCCATTAAACCGATAACACCTGATGGTATGTTTAAGATGAATAATAAAATTTCACCTAGTACCATCATTCCAAAACTTAAAATCAATAAATTTTTATTTGAAATTCTGTCATTGACTGTTGGTCTTGACTGTTTGCTCGGCATGATGCGGTCAATATCTTGGTCATAATAGTTATTGAGTGCACATGCGCCCCCCATAATGAGTGTTGAACCAATCATCATTAACAGAATTTGCGGCAGAGATGATAGGAAGGAATGATTCGCTAATGCAATCGCCAGCCATGATCCTGTAAACGTAGGAATTAAGTTCCCCTGAACCAGCCCCATTTTAATAATTGCTTTCAGTTCTTTAAGGGTTACACGGCTCGAGCTTGTCGACAAAGTGTGTCCTTTATCCATAATGCCCCTCCTTAAAATATTCATATAATACAATGATATAGCAAAAAGTAATAATTGACTAGATGAAATAAGACAAATTTGTGACACTTTAGCGACAACAACCATTTCAATAAATCGTCAATTTTGTGACACATTTTCAATCTACTTACTATTAAAATTCTAGGGTATTATTGATATAATGTTTATAAATATTACAAAATATCGAATGACAACTAGGCTTGAGGTGCGGAAAATACGATAATCTCTACTTATCGTTCCCATTCTCTGCCTTTATCTATGTCAATCAATCAGTGGGGTGTTTTACATTGTTTAAGAAACGTAACCTTAAATGGTTAGCAGTTCTCGCAACGATTATTATGGCATGGGTTCAATTAGGAGGCGCACTTGTTACTAAAACAGGTTCAGCAAACGGCTGCGGTTCATCATGGCCGTTATGCCACGGTGCATTCTTGCCGCAAAACCTTCCAATCGATACCATCATCGAACTCAGCCACCGTGCTACATCATTATTATCATTAATCGTTGTTTTATGGCTTGTCATTACAGCTTGGAAAAACATCGGGTATATCAAAGAAGTAAAACCTTTAGCAATTATCAGTGTCGGTTTCTTGCTGATCCAAGCACTAGTCGGCGCAGCTGCAGTACTTTGGCAGCAAAATGATTATGTACTTGCGTTGCACTTCGGGATTTCATTAATCAGTTTCTCATCTGTCTTCGTACTTACACTTATCATTTTCGATGTCGATAAAAAATACGAAGCGAATAAAGTGCACATCGACCATAAACTTAGAATCTATACATGGACAATGGCCATTTGTTTATACGTT is a window from the Staphylococcus sp. IVB6181 genome containing:
- a CDS encoding DUF420 domain-containing protein → MSLPILPTISTSCIQICAALVIVGWYLIKKRKIEAHKKVMLTAAFFALTFFVIYASRTFFIGNTAFGGPAWLKGYYHFFLIFHIALSTVGGLMGLFQIITAFKDKFNLHRKVGPWAAIIWIFTAFTGIIVYILLYVMYPGGETTSLFKATFGF
- the cyoE gene encoding heme o synthase, whose translation is MDKGHTLSTSSSRVTLKELKAIIKMGLVQGNLIPTFTGSWLAIALANHSFLSSLPQILLMMIGSTLIMGGACALNNYYDQDIDRIMPSKQSRPTVNDRISNKNLLILSFGMMVLGEILLFILNIPSGVIGLMGIIGYVSFYSIWSKRHTTWNTVIGSFPGAVPPLIGWTAIEGQLSLTAIALFLVVFCWQPIHFYALAIKRQDEYSLAKIPMLPSVKGFNRTRVGMFVWLIALLPLPLLLTNLGTVFVVLATLLNLGWIYLGLTSFKKNFNQKKWTTLMFVYSLNYLVLFFALAVVISLINMI
- a CDS encoding heme A synthase translates to MFKKRNLKWLAVLATIIMAWVQLGGALVTKTGSANGCGSSWPLCHGAFLPQNLPIDTIIELSHRATSLLSLIVVLWLVITAWKNIGYIKEVKPLAIISVGFLLIQALVGAAAVLWQQNDYVLALHFGISLISFSSVFVLTLIIFDVDKKYEANKVHIDHKLRIYTWTMAICLYVGIYTGALVRHTDSSLAYGSWPLPFADLIPHTEQDWVQLAHRLLALVASISVFLAFNYAIRHYHENRTIRYGYTAALLLIVLQIVTGALSIFTGVNLLVALLHALIITFEFGLIAYFILLMLRTRRAEKANQ